The Candidatus Bathyarchaeia archaeon DNA segment TTCCTTCATCTTCTTTGAATTTTCAACGGTTCGCTTATGATGAGGAACTCCATCTGAGCTGAATGCAGTAACATGAGCACATGGGAATTCTCTGCACTGGAAACAGTATTGAAAGCCTTTCTTCTTTGCGCAGAGCATCATCTTGCAGTCATCGCTCCAATGTGCCTCAAGTGGACCTCTGCATCCTTCACATCTTATCTGTTCAGGTTTCAAAATTTTGTTGCGCTCTCTTCTAAACCATTCAAGTATCTCATTTCGCAGTTTTTCGTCGCCACGACCAGCACGGCGTATATCACATTTTGCACAGTTCAAACCGCAAACCGAGATAGCCCAGTTAGCTGAATCTTCATCTTTCATTACTTTGCCTCCTTCAAATATTAGGTCATAAATCGTTCTACAACATTATACAGCGCGCTTGTTCCAAACACAAGGTTTTCTATGGAAATTCGCTCATCTATGCCATGTGTCATTTTTGAGATTTCACTGTAAGGCAAATCAGCACGCATCGGATGAAAACCGTAGCATACACTGCCCATCTTCCTAAAGAAACGAGAGTCTGTTCCACCAGTAAGCAAGGTTGGCGCTACGGAACAGTTTGGCTCAAATTCCTTCAAAACATCAACAATTAATTTATAAAGCGGCGTGTTTGTCGGCGATTCAGAAGGGTCATTGGCTTGTATCACCTCGAAAACTAATTTTTCTGGTTCAATATACTTCAGTAAACCTTTTATCTCCTCAAAGGCGTTCGTTGGAGTTTGTCCAGGCAAAATTCTACAGTCAAAAACGGTTTCGCATTCTGAGGGAATTATGTTTTCTTTCACCCCTCCATGAATTATTGTAGGTGTGATTGTCATTCGGATTTTTGCTCGAATCTCTTCAGCCATCGCCTTGTCTTTCTGAGCTAACACATCCAAAATTTGGTCGCCGGAGTCTGGATTTTGAAGCAAACGCGTTAAAGCTTGATTTGCATTCTTGTTTTCTCTTGCCATCTCGCTTAAGAACTGCTTTACAGTGTTTACAAGCATAATTTT contains these protein-coding regions:
- a CDS encoding DUF3795 domain-containing protein, coding for MKDEDSANWAISVCGLNCAKCDIRRAGRGDEKLRNEILEWFRRERNKILKPEQIRCEGCRGPLEAHWSDDCKMMLCAKKKGFQYCFQCREFPCAHVTAFSSDGVPHHKRTVENSKKMKEIGLNAWIAEQKKKGQCSFCP